A window from Canis aureus isolate CA01 chromosome 23, VMU_Caureus_v.1.0, whole genome shotgun sequence encodes these proteins:
- the LOC144295242 gene encoding uncharacterized protein LOC144295242 isoform X2 translates to MEEERDDLVHEISEERMCPRLRIRETTEEPTPMQVQEGLLTSSSLRPSRPDAVEQGLGPHAQEQHRWAEMAATVACCSLLPGDHEEQILRKTSKSTIAANVLRLIMSFTFGAVWILILTQTLNRKMTLGKLVSLSPSYLMQIVGKDKTTSWM, encoded by the exons ATGG aggaagaaagagatgatTTGGTGCATGAGATATCTGAAGAGAGaatgtgcccaagattgcgaatccgagaaaccaccgaggagcccaCACCTATGCAAGTACAGGaaggtttattaacaagctcgagcttgcgcCCAAGTAGACCTGAcgcagtggagcagggacttggccCCCATG cacaggaaCAGCATCGGTGGGCAGAAATGGCTGCTACGGTGGCTTGCTGCTCTCTGCTGCCCGGGGATCATGAGGAGCAG attctgaGAAAAACCAGCAAGAGTACAATAGCAGCAAATGTTCTTAGACTAATAATGAGCTTCACATTTGGAGCAGTTTGGATTCTTATCCTGACTCAGACACTTAATAGAAagatgactttgggcaagttagtATCCTTATCCCCCAGTTACCTTATGCAAATTgtaggaaaagataaaactacCTCATGGATGTGA
- the LOC144295242 gene encoding uncharacterized protein LOC144295242 isoform X3 has protein sequence MEEERDDLVHEISEERMCPRLRIRETTEEPTPMQVQEGLLTSSSLRPSRPDAVEQGLGPHDSEKNQQEYNSSKCS, from the exons ATGG aggaagaaagagatgatTTGGTGCATGAGATATCTGAAGAGAGaatgtgcccaagattgcgaatccgagaaaccaccgaggagcccaCACCTATGCAAGTACAGGaaggtttattaacaagctcgagcttgcgcCCAAGTAGACCTGAcgcagtggagcagggacttggccCCCATG attctgaGAAAAACCAGCAAGAGTACAATAGCAGCAAATGTTCTTAG